In one Novipirellula artificiosorum genomic region, the following are encoded:
- the rsmH gene encoding 16S rRNA (cytosine(1402)-N(4))-methyltransferase RsmH produces the protein MCDSPSSSSSNLDSCHISVMPDEVVEWVMETSPLVIVDGTYGGGGHARRLLERLPSGEGHVIGLDRDPAVSQRVEGEEATNPSFDSRLTVFLASYEQTPKALARLNLEQADALVLDLGLSSDQLADRNRGFSFTQDGPLDLRFDPENGTPANRWLAQHDEKQIADAIYQYGEERFSRRIARAIVARARERRPVESVNDLVEICRRCVPRSRNHDIHPATRTFQALRIAVNDELGILERTLADAPRWIAAGGRLAVISFHSLEDRIVKTAFRDDDAWDVLTKKPLRPSELEIANNPRSRSAKMRVAQRR, from the coding sequence GTGTGCGATAGTCCTTCTTCATCAAGCAGCAATCTTGATTCGTGTCACATCTCGGTCATGCCCGATGAGGTGGTTGAGTGGGTGATGGAAACGTCACCGCTTGTGATCGTTGACGGTACGTACGGAGGAGGAGGGCATGCGAGACGTTTGCTTGAACGATTGCCGTCAGGGGAAGGGCACGTGATTGGCCTCGATCGCGATCCCGCTGTCAGTCAGCGTGTGGAAGGGGAGGAAGCGACCAACCCATCCTTCGATTCGCGTTTGACGGTTTTCTTGGCAAGTTACGAACAGACCCCTAAGGCGTTGGCTCGATTGAATCTGGAACAGGCCGATGCGCTCGTCTTGGATCTGGGACTTTCCAGTGATCAGTTGGCTGACCGAAATCGCGGCTTTAGCTTTACTCAGGACGGGCCGCTCGATTTGCGTTTCGATCCGGAAAATGGTACCCCCGCGAATCGTTGGTTGGCTCAGCACGACGAGAAACAGATCGCCGATGCGATCTATCAATACGGTGAAGAGCGTTTCAGCCGCCGGATTGCTCGAGCGATCGTTGCAAGGGCTCGTGAGCGGCGGCCGGTGGAGTCGGTGAACGATCTTGTCGAGATTTGCCGGCGCTGCGTCCCGCGGAGCCGCAACCATGATATTCATCCTGCCACGCGGACGTTCCAGGCGCTACGGATCGCGGTGAACGATGAGCTCGGTATCCTCGAACGGACGCTGGCGGATGCGCCCCGTTGGATCGCCGCGGGAGGTCGATTGGCGGTCATCAGTTTCCATTCGCTTGAAGATCGGATTGTGAAGACCGCGTTCCGCGACGATGATGCGTGGGATGTGTTGACCAAGAAACCGTTGCGACCGAGTGAATTGGAAATTGCCAACAACCCTCGTAGTCGAAGTGCAAAAATGCGAGTTGCACAAAGGAGATGA
- a CDS encoding sugar phosphate isomerase/epimerase family protein — MNQCDRFERRQVLRVGVAAAISAGTVTRWIDRAAAEENVGKIGSPWLRKTLKIGMIRVEGTLTDKFAAAKQAGFAGVELSAPGFDVTAATEAAQATGLVVDGTVGADHWQVRHTDPDPEVRAKALQSLKRGLQQTADVGADTMLLVAGHGKDGSDEEVYKRAFDNIKQALPVAEKLGVSILIENVWNDFLYDHEGGADQTADALAAFIDDFDSPWIGVQYDIGNHWRYGDPAAWIRTLDKRIKKLDIKGFSRQTGEFTKITEGDIDWPSVKQALRDIGYTGWLAAEVGGGGPERLTEISDHLEQALQCSESLTSVR; from the coding sequence ATGAATCAATGTGACAGGTTTGAGCGACGCCAGGTTTTGAGGGTGGGGGTCGCTGCGGCGATCAGCGCCGGCACGGTCACGAGATGGATCGATCGCGCTGCCGCCGAAGAAAATGTCGGAAAGATCGGTTCGCCTTGGCTTCGCAAAACGTTAAAGATCGGCATGATCAGGGTCGAGGGAACGTTGACCGACAAGTTCGCGGCTGCCAAGCAAGCGGGGTTCGCGGGAGTTGAACTTAGCGCTCCTGGGTTTGATGTGACCGCAGCCACCGAGGCCGCTCAAGCGACGGGGCTTGTCGTTGATGGAACGGTCGGAGCCGACCACTGGCAAGTCCGTCACACCGACCCCGATCCCGAGGTCCGGGCAAAGGCGCTTCAGAGCCTCAAAAGGGGCCTCCAGCAAACCGCAGACGTGGGGGCCGACACGATGTTGTTGGTGGCCGGTCACGGTAAGGATGGCAGCGACGAGGAAGTTTACAAACGAGCGTTTGACAACATCAAACAAGCGTTACCGGTCGCCGAGAAGCTTGGCGTGTCCATCTTGATCGAAAACGTTTGGAACGATTTTTTATATGACCACGAAGGTGGGGCGGACCAAACCGCCGATGCGTTGGCCGCCTTTATCGACGATTTTGATTCGCCTTGGATCGGTGTTCAGTACGATATCGGGAACCATTGGCGCTACGGCGATCCTGCGGCTTGGATCCGGACGTTGGACAAACGCATCAAAAAGTTGGATATCAAAGGCTTTTCGCGGCAGACGGGGGAATTCACGAAAATTACCGAAGGCGATATCGATTGGCCGAGTGTCAAGCAGGCCCTGCGTGACATCGGTTACACGGGATGGTTGGCTGCGGAAGTTGGCGGTGGCGGTCCCGAGCGGTTAACGGAGATCAGTGATCATCTCGAACAAGCTCTCCAGTGCAGTGAGTCGCTAACGAGTGTGCGATAG
- a CDS encoding beta-ketoacyl-[acyl-carrier-protein] synthase family protein — translation MDRSKSQRVVITGRGVVSPLGNDPGELLAALRSGKSGVRPFTQVPRGVLCVDHGAEAVDFTGHISNYGPLDKSLQRTIRKGSKVMCREIEMGVAVAQLAMHNAGLTEDKRDPERVGVVYGCDYIMSLPEEFISGIRKCMNEDGSFDFDRWGQEGKPEVNPLWLLKYLPNMPASHIAIYNNLRAANNSITVREASSGAALGEAVSTIQRGHADALIVGATGSRVHPLRTLHASLQEKLAADTDDPSKMSRPFDASRDGSVVGEGAAAMVCESLEHANARGANILGEIVGYSSSAVGPSAGPDYLKQAVRNVLLGALGQADPKSIGHLHAHGLGTVESDRDEAEAIAELFGHPQSQPPVTAAKGHFGNLGAGGGMVEMVASLDALGGELFSILNCSHLDPACPINACVDPTTPAGDNFISVNVTPQGQASAVRIRRFE, via the coding sequence ATGGACAGATCCAAATCACAACGCGTGGTCATCACCGGTCGCGGCGTTGTCAGCCCTCTTGGAAACGATCCCGGTGAGTTATTGGCCGCATTGCGGTCGGGCAAAAGTGGCGTTCGCCCGTTCACTCAGGTCCCGCGCGGCGTGTTGTGCGTCGATCACGGAGCCGAAGCGGTCGACTTTACCGGCCATATCTCTAACTACGGACCGCTCGACAAGTCTTTGCAACGGACGATTCGCAAAGGCAGCAAGGTGATGTGCCGCGAAATCGAGATGGGGGTGGCGGTCGCTCAATTGGCCATGCACAATGCCGGATTGACCGAAGACAAACGGGATCCGGAGCGAGTGGGCGTGGTGTATGGATGTGATTACATCATGTCACTGCCCGAGGAATTTATTTCCGGAATTCGCAAATGCATGAACGAGGATGGCAGCTTTGACTTTGATCGTTGGGGGCAAGAGGGCAAACCCGAAGTCAACCCACTTTGGTTGTTGAAGTATTTGCCAAACATGCCGGCCAGTCATATTGCGATCTACAACAATTTACGTGCAGCCAATAACTCGATCACGGTCCGTGAAGCGTCAAGCGGTGCGGCGTTGGGTGAGGCCGTTTCAACGATTCAGCGAGGACATGCAGACGCATTGATTGTTGGGGCGACGGGGTCGCGAGTCCATCCGTTGCGAACGTTGCATGCTTCGCTGCAAGAAAAATTGGCCGCAGACACCGACGATCCATCCAAGATGAGTCGTCCGTTCGACGCGTCCCGGGACGGTAGCGTTGTCGGTGAGGGTGCAGCGGCGATGGTGTGTGAATCGCTTGAGCATGCAAACGCGCGGGGAGCAAACATTCTTGGCGAGATCGTTGGCTACAGCAGCAGTGCAGTAGGCCCTTCGGCGGGTCCAGACTATCTCAAACAAGCGGTTCGAAACGTTTTGCTCGGCGCGCTTGGTCAAGCCGATCCAAAATCGATTGGGCACCTCCATGCTCATGGCCTCGGGACGGTGGAATCGGATCGGGATGAGGCGGAGGCGATCGCCGAATTGTTTGGTCACCCGCAGTCGCAACCGCCGGTGACCGCGGCAAAAGGCCACTTTGGTAACCTCGGTGCCGGTGGGGGCATGGTCGAGATGGTGGCAAGTCTCGATGCGCTCGGTGGCGAACTGTTCTCGATCCTGAACTGCAGCCACTTGGATCCTGCTTGCCCGATCAATGCTTGTGTCGATCCCACCACGCCGGCCGGAGACAACTTCATCAGCGTCAACGTGACCCCACAGGGCCAAGCGTCGGCGGTTCGGATTCGGCGTTTCGAATAG